One Pelmatolapia mariae isolate MD_Pm_ZW linkage group LG1, Pm_UMD_F_2, whole genome shotgun sequence genomic window, aagctattggcaatcagatgctttccagatggtactaCGTAGTGGCTCAAAATCTGATTTTTCTTGGTTCTTGAGTGTATCGATTTTGACAGGATCCCATACATCACAGGCTGAAATGCAGTCTTAAGCCACAGCCTACAGATGGCTATAGACACTCATTGCTGGACTCCTTGCCTTCTCTGTATACAttgatgatttgaaccaaaagtGTCAGATTTGTTTCTTCCCTCCATAAGACCTGGTACTACTGATTTGCTCTTGTGTCATTTGGCATACCTCCACCTGTTCTCCCTGTTCTCAACTGaaaggccagatgcatctctcataCTCTGGGTCAGCTCTTTAGGAATGAAGTTGTCTGTTACAGTATGTGTCGACACAAcagccttttttatgcttgaatgattcatagatcaCTGTTGAAcaacttaaacaaacaaacaaacaaacaaacaaacaaaaacatggtcaggtacaaggactggcctgaaaatgagtgaaaaaactGCCGATGTTCAAAGATCATCTGAGATCATACTCAGAGTATCTATATCCCTTTATCTGAGAACAGAGTTGAATTTTAAGATTTTCTCCtttgaatatcaccatcagttgAAAAGTTTCTGTTGGATTACAAATTGTAGCTCTTTCTGTGGGTTAAAAGTGGTTAAAAGGAGATTCACATTCAGTGTAATATATTCGTAGACACATAATATGATCAGGGAGTTGTGGCCCAATACCGACCGGATATGCCTGTATaggtgtggggtttttttggggtttttttcttgtttctttaaaCTGCAAAATTTCAACTATAGCAATTAAAATAATAGTTTTAAAGTGTGCTAAATTATGTTTGAACTCTGTATCGTTGATGTGACACAACAGATAGACTCTGGGTTATGGCTACTGCCAACGGTAAAGGTTGTCTTATTTGCTGATAGGGAAGGCTGATCTTGATTTGGCTGATATGCAGGTGGCATGTGCAGCTTTACTTTTAACTCAAAAGATCTTTTATGGTTTGCAATGAATAAATATGTCTGATGAAGGGTAAACGTCATTATTATTAAACCTTAGGTTCTGCTGACTACTTTCAAAAGGTGCAGACTTTTTATTCCCAGTGTGCTAAACTGTATATAATAATCAtcataaaatgagaaaataccCAAATGATGTCTGTAAGGTACCAAGTAAGATActatacatttaaaatgaatagacATCTAATTTATATACTGCAGCAAATACCCCATTTCCCTGTCCACTGACACATTTCTCTGGACAAAGAACATCTgacactataaataaatataatatattcacatAAGAAGACATCACAaatgtttttaatctttatttcagCTGATTAACATTATGTGCTTAAATAGATAGACTAAAATAGGAAGGCTAAAATTTACAGAATAATCTGATTTATAATGTTCTACCTCCGTTGCCCTTAAAAAGTGTACTATGAAAGTAACatgaaaaatattgaaaaaatgTCACGTGAAAGGTAAACATCTGTATAATGGCAGCAGTGTATTTTACACAGTGAATATAAcaagtgtttaaaaaagaactgATAATAAAGTTGCCAATAACAAGATGTTGATCATTTCTAGAATACACACATCTACTATATACAATTATTTTACAGCCACATTCAGTATGACCATTGCACAGCCGTGGTTGTGTCTCTGCCTTTGTTTATGAACTGATTTGAATTGATTTGACTATGTGTTCTTCTAAGCTGCTAAATTCATATTCAGAcacattcacatttacaaaTTCAATTTCGGAAATACAgacttgttgtgtgtgtgtgtcctttctTAGAGGGCATTAGACTTTTGATGTATCATTTGATACATGGTTTCAGTGATAGCCATACAGTGTATAATCAAAGCAAGGTTTCTGGCTGTGATTtaacagcagtgcaagtaattTCTTGACAAACCACACAACTTATATATTGTgtggtgtgtatatatatatatatatatatatatatatatatatatatatatatatgctttcAACTGGAGTTATCCACAAATGCTTGATTGTGTTACACTTTTCTGCTGGCCTGGAAGACTAAATATTcttgtacattttatttaaacatggGTTGTCATTATGGCAACACCATTCCTTTCCTTTCTAGCTATATCACACTTGGATTGTTAGCATGGAAAGTGCTCAAGAGTAGAAAGTGAGCACACTCTTGTGGTTGCCTCTAATGAGCAGGGTGGGTGGAAGGTCCTTTGTCAGAATGTCCAGCCAGGCCATGTAGAGGAAATCAGAGATCGTTTCTTTACGAGCTATGGGCATGCTCCTACAGGGGGTCAACAGTGTAAACAAATATGTTAGACATTGTTCTTTCAACACTGGATTATGCTTGGTAGTGTTATTCAGACAATATATACTTACAGAATGATTAAATTGGCTGATCTGGAGTGTTCCTTGAGGAGCTCATTCAGTCGTACCTGGAGGTGTGTCTGTAACCAAGcgacagttattttttttaacaataaattttttattttgtttatattgATATGAAGATAATACATGATATCTTCACTGTAGCCTGTGTAAGGTTATTACTTAGTGTCAGTGGTTTTTACCTTCTCCTCAAACTCGCTTAGCTCTTTGTCGGTGATCTTCCAGGGCTGCTGTTTCTGCAAGGCTCTAATCTGATCAGGGTCTTTGGACCCTTCATGCAGACGGAAAGGCTCAATCATCTCCTGTAACTCCTTCAAGCTGGAGAAATGCAAATAAGAACATGAGCTTTCTCtataaatgttctttttctcCCCTAAACCTGTAGCACGCTGATATTACAATGTGATTAAATTGTACTATTACTACTTCAGCATCTGGTTCGCTGTTACTTGTGCATGTGAAAAGAAATGGCAGTTACCTTTCAGACCTGGGCTTGATATGTAGGTCATCAAAGACATTAATGTCACTGCAGTTGATTCTAAACTTCTTCAGCAAGCCCTTCATCCTGCAAGTCAAATCACCACGCACTGATTAGCTTTCCTATAAATGTACTTCATTATTTTGGTGTCAATGCTAAATAGCATTCCAGTAACGTTAGCAGCACATGGATTTTCATATCTTGCCAATTAATGTATCCAGTCTAACTTCCACATATTAAACTGTAATTGATACTGAAATATTAATTAGTTTACTCACTCCTCCTTATCCAGATCACTGCGTCCAGGCTGTCCTGCGATGAAGATCCTCATTTTGCAGTCTTTCCACTTCTTCCTGGTAGTGAGGATGTAGGGGAGGAGCAGTGTAAGACCTGAGAGAAGAGaagcacattttttatttattgctcCGTGTTGCATCTTTCAGAGACTACTACTTTTTAAAGATTTGGCTTGTTTCATATATTTTTGTCTCCAGTGATATCGAGGAGAATGTTATGGATTTGTGTGCACCTATCTGTTACGAACTTCAGGCAGCGTTCATAAAAATGAGCCAAGAATTACCTCCATCATCAAACAGCCACCACACATCAATGGTGCCTTTGGGCTGTTTCTTCTTAAACTGAAGACTGGCTTCCACCAGCTTCTCATTCATTTTGGCAACCTGTGGCGGTGGAGAGCCACACACTGACactgggagagagaaagaaagggagaaagatATGAGAGCAACAGCAGGAGGGAATATAATTCACTGTAAAGTCGGATATGAAAACTATCACAAACCAACATTAAGAGATGACTTAATGTTGGATGACGAAAAGGAGTGTATTATTGGATTACAGCCTCAGAGGCCTCTTTAGTGGGAATGGCGGATTCAATTATGTCTGAATGTGAGCAtgacccccccccaaaaaaaagaaaaagaaaaaagagagtcattggtttcatttattaaatgtaagctatttgagtttgtgtgtggagGAGACTGAACAAGAGAAACGTGCTTCCACATATTAAGAGATCACGTTCATCTTTTGATGCAACTTTTTCTTTAACCCTTTcacgcatagtggtcactacagtggacagctattcaaaggctgttttcttgtatttgtgtcagtgttgatggtttacttgcacataaaccactacattagacactgatgtgtcactccatcccctgccacccactggtcGTTTAATGTTACTGTAGATATATGACgtgtttcattgtaattattgttatttaagcctgtcatgcatgaattatgacatttttttattaagtatttttattcatcttttcatgcctaaagatgaaaaaaaaatacttaagaaaaaaatcctgattgagatGGATACCTCTGGTCGTGAGCACTTGCTGAGATGACTTCCTGGATTTCCTGAATAGTCCTTTTCCCTTCCCTCCATTTGGCATCATCTCATTCTCCAGAGCCTCTTGCTCCTTTGCTGCCCTTAGCATCTCCTCTGAAAAACAGAATGGGAAACATGACTGTGAATATGTGTTACACAAGGTAGGATCCCTTTTCTTATTGGAAAACAAATCTGCAGAGACACAGCTATAAATGGCATTTTTTTAACATCTTATCTGTGAACTACCTGACCGTTGTAAACCTTTATTAAAAGCTTCTAATCTACAGAACAAAGTATCTTGGTTTAtcagtgttttttattattataatgggTTATTGTGGGTTGTTGTGGCACATGTACAGCAGTTTCTTACAACagtttttcttaatttctttgtggtttgttttctcTACCATGGGTATGTTGATGCTGGAGCTCTTGCGGGTTAAATAATTTAAAGCCTAAAGACAATATCATACTGACCTTCTGCCTCGACAATGTGAGACACATCCAGTCCCTGGTTCACCCTCAGCATTACGGTCCCGTACTCAAAGTCAAATGCATCACTGTCAACAAGAGAATAAGGATGCTAGTTCAAACACAGGTCTCCTGTTTATGCTTAATTACCTTTATGCTTAATTAAGGAGGTTGTGCTTTCGGTAGTCTGTGGTGTACATGTGTGTCATCATTCTGTCTCTAAACACAACAGCTCAAAAACTTTTGAACGAAttctaatgaaaaaaaaattctggctTACATCCACTAAGAACTTCAAGGTCAACTTCCTGATTAATTCGCTGAAAATTGACAAAAACCCTTATAACCCAGAAACTATGACACTTACATTTGGTGTGTACAGTTGGTGTGTGTGAAATGCATAATTTAaaatatgtcacatttgacctatGACCTCCCCTTTAAGGTCATTagattgatctgaaggtcaaagtgagaATAATGCTATATAGAGATATTAAAAGCTAAGTTTCTAATTGCCATTTGCATTAACAATGCGTAAGCATATCGGGAAGGATATATGGGCATTTGAAATATCACATTATTATGGCTTTGTAATGTACTTTATAGGAATAGGTTATAAATGTTTAAGTACATAACAATGTGAATACATCCACaatgtttatttatatgtttttttaaataaaaaaattcactTGATATTTTTTCCTAAAGATTGAAATGGATTTTACTGTGAAATAAATGCTACACATGTATTATAATGACATATTAAAATAGATTTCAAATGATCAAATAACAGAAGCCTACACTTTGTATTGGTTTTTTACTGCACTGCAAACTTcataaagtacatttaaaaagcacagagaaaacaaaataaatgaaatgataaCTCTCAATGTGCTTCTCATTACTGAGTGTGTTATTGTTATAAaaatgtacgtgtgtgtgtttatttggcACTTACTGAAGTATTCCCACGTAACTCTGAACTGCTTCTGCCCCAGCAGTCCTCCAGTTTTTCTTGAAGCCTATCATTAATGTGTTAGGCTTCATACGGCCAAGACCAGAAGCCTATGAGGAAGATATAAAATCCCAAATCACAATGAGCTGTTAAGTGAAGCAATACAGACACCATGTTACCCTGGGGTTATAAAACCGAGTGTAAAACCTTGATtaagagagggagggggaggggaaTGATTTCTAGAAAGCTTAAAAATTTCCAAGCGAAATAGACTGTAAGGCTGTTTTACTGTCAGATCACTCAGCAGACCTCACTTTATCTTTGCCGGAGCTCATCCAAATGCAGTGTTAATCAGTTATAGCTTTTAATCTGCCGTGTTGTTTGAAGTAAGCTATCCGGACAATGATAAGAGGCCTTATCTCGACGGTGCAATAGTCTGAGCCATACCACTGTTTTTCCGCTCCGAACTTTTCTACTGCACATATGTCCTGGCCAGATTCTTACGACAGCTCTAGATCAACAGATGTAGGGTGTTGTTTGGAAGACATGGGTCAATAAAACCTGCTTCTGTGAATCTGCTATCATATTCTCATCAAAACTCACGTTACACATTAATACGCTGGATTATTGTGGGTTaacttgatttttttatttacctcCTAAGTAAATTATGACCATACTGACCTGCAGCAGACTCTCAGTCCCTTCTCTGAAGTTATTGCAGGCCACGGCAGCATAAAATGCCTTGCGTTTTTTCTTCTTAAGCCACAACTGGTTCTTCTCCATTGCATTGTTCATCTCTTCAAAGGTCTCTGATCTGGGGCCCTGAGGAGATCACACCATACGGCTGAATGTAAGTGTTTTTGTGAAAGGGAAAAGCGGTTCCACGTCcatctttttttatattcagaAAGTGCACCTGACCCTAAACTTTAGTCTCAGGTGCCCAGACAGTTGGCATTTCCCTCATCCCTACTTGACATTCTTTTGAACACCCACTGCATGCTAAGTCTGCACTCTGATGAATTACATTTGCTTGATTTTgcaaatcttaatataaatgtgaggttgattttttaaatgaagattTTAAGACTGTCTGAGATTGCAATATTACATACCACAAACACTTCGCAGGTAATGCATAGTCCATAGTTCTTAGAGAAGGAGTGAGCCAGGTCAAGGAGAGCCGGCCTGCTTCGTGTTGAACCCGTCAGAACTAAGACCTGAGGCCTGAAGACGGGAAATAAGAACATTATCACCTTTTGTTTTAGGTTTCTGAAAATCCCCTTGATTGAAACATTTTACCTAACGTAAATTATCTTTGAAACTATTATGATAATAATGTTTCTCATATGTGCTTGCAGGAATGGAGTGCAGGATTTTACCTGAAGTTCTTGACGTGATCCTCCACACCTGACAGAGATAGAGCATTGCTGACTGCACTCACAAACGTTACCGCTTGCGTGGACGAACCCCAGTTCACATCTGAAGATAAAATCAGTCCAGACAGGTTAGCTCTACTTCTCCTGTTGCACAGCAAAAATCCTTCCAAGCAATCAAATAAGCTCACCGGGCTTCTTCACTGTGACATATATGTAGAGGAGGAATTCAATGCCATATGTGAGCAGAGCAGCCCACCAGTTGATAACAAACATAACAACGCAACAAAGCAATGCTCCCATCAGGGACAGCCACATGTTATAGTATTTATATGCCGGTCTCCAACCTGCATTAAAacaaagtttgaaaaaaaagagcaatgtGAGAAAAGTGATGGAAAACAGACTACATATAACAAAATCCATTAAACATAATGCACTGCTGAAACAGCTCGGTTTGTCAGGTAGtgctttattttcaaaatattttaagtCACTTATACAAAATTAATGgattaaaacaataacagcaacaaaaaatgGTAAATGAGAATGGGGACAAGCAGAACTACCTGATTTTACTAACAGAATTTTTCCTTTATAAGCTACTTTTTAGACACCCACCTGGAGATTTGGCATAAGATGCATGGAAGCAGGAGAAATTGATGAGGGCATAAGATGCGAGGAAGAAGTTTGAGATGATAGGAGCGATTGTGTTGAGGTCACCTGCACAGACAGAAAATCTCTGTCACATTAAATTCTTTCACAGAGCGCTCAGATTTTGGTTGTCAGTGGGAATATCAAACTTAAACATTAACCAATATGTATCTGAAACAGGTTTGTGAATATACACAAAAAGCAGATTGCTAAGAAGGAGTTCTAACTGTATCGCTTTGCATGGACGCCACTTGTCAGATGAAATCTTTCTTTCGTTGTTTGGCTTGTTTAGTTTATGTCAGTGAACTGTTGATGTGTGAACGTGTTTTCTGATTCATTAAAATTGGAAGACTTTGTTAGCTATGTGGTTTGAGACAAAGTATGAAATGTTGGTTTAAGGTTGTTCGGGTGCCATGGTACAGCAGCAGTGGGCTCACCGATGAGAATGAAAGCAACAGAAATGATGAATGTGAGGACATAACCACGGATTGGCTCGTTGTTTTTGCCGTGTCCTTTGGCAAAGAAGTGCAGGGCCCTGTAGATGTTGTCTTTACACAGTGCCTGAGGAGAAAAGAAATGATGTGAAGGAAAATATTTTCAGAGGTTAAGAGCAACAGGTTTTATTGtagtacattaaaaaaacagtggTGATCTACTGACCTGGAAGACTTTAGGCGCACTGACAAGGGAAGCCAGGGCTGATGACAGGG contains:
- the slc12a1 gene encoding solute carrier family 12 member 1 isoform X1 produces the protein MERFNSNKGGHINSAYDSNLDEPPVYEETNDDHRTVRPSVISAFGHDTLDRVPHIDFYRNAGSMSGHRAVRPSLQELHDVFQKNGAISVPDTLEDDGERSIGTPSDDLESAAPTDDMGMVKFGWIRGVLVRCMLNIWGVMLFIRLSWVFGQAGWGLGIVIIALSCVVTTITGISMSAICTNGVVRGGGAYYMISRSLGPEFGGSIGLIFAFANAVGVSMYVVGFAETVVDLLKENSAIMVDEMNDIRIIGCITIVLLLGISVAGMEWEAKAQIILLVILLVAIVNVFVGTVIPATKEKKAQGFFNYRSKIFLENFTPEFRDGETFFSVFAIFFPAATGILAGANISGDLRDAQAALPKGTLLAILITGLTYLAMALCVAATVVRDATGNSSSIINYTTPVICNGSTAVACELGYDFSSCEVEKCKFGLMNNFQVMTLVSGFGPLIIAGTFSATLSSALASLVSAPKVFQALCKDNIYRALHFFAKGHGKNNEPIRGYVLTFIISVAFILIGDLNTIAPIISNFFLASYALINFSCFHASYAKSPGWRPAYKYYNMWLSLMGALLCCVVMFVINWWAALLTYGIEFLLYIYVTVKKPDVNWGSSTQAVTFVSAVSNALSLSGVEDHVKNFRPQVLVLTGSTRSRPALLDLAHSFSKNYGLCITCEVFVGPRSETFEEMNNAMEKNQLWLKKKKRKAFYAAVACNNFREGTESLLQASGLGRMKPNTLMIGFKKNWRTAGAEAVQSYVGILHDAFDFEYGTVMLRVNQGLDVSHIVEAEEEMLRAAKEQEALENEMMPNGGKGKGLFRKSRKSSQQVLTTRVSVCGSPPPQVAKMNEKLVEASLQFKKKQPKGTIDVWWLFDDGGLTLLLPYILTTRKKWKDCKMRIFIAGQPGRSDLDKEEMKGLLKKFRINCSDINVFDDLHIKPRSESLKELQEMIEPFRLHEGSKDPDQIRALQKQQPWKITDKELSEFEEKTHLQVRLNELLKEHSRSANLIILSMPIARKETISDFLYMAWLDILTKDLPPTLLIRGNHKSVLTFYS
- the slc12a1 gene encoding solute carrier family 12 member 1 isoform X3 produces the protein MERFNSNKGGHINSAYDSNLDEPPVYEETNDDHRTVRPSVISAFGHDTLDRVPHIDFYRNAGSMSGHRAVRPSLQELHDVFQKNGAISVPDTLEDDGERSIGTPSDDLESAAPTDDMGMVKFGWIRGVLVRCMLNIWGVMLFIRLSWVFGQAGWGLGIVIIALSCVVTTITGISMSAICTNGVVRGGGAYYMISRSLGPEFGGSIGLIFAFANAVGVSMYVVGFAETVVDLLKENSAIMVDEMNDIRIIGCITIVLLLGISVAGMEWEAKAQIILLVILLVAIVNVFVGTVIPATKEKKAQGFFNYRSKIFLENFTPEFRDGETFFSVFAIFFPAATGILAGANISGDLRDAQAALPKGTLLAILITGLTYLAMALCVAATVVRDATGNSSSIINYTTPVICNGSTAVACELGYDFSSCEVEKCKFGLMNNFQVMTLVSGFGPLIIAGTFSATLSSALASLVSAPKVFQALCKDNIYRALHFFAKGHGKNNEPIRGYVLTFIISVAFILIGDLNTIAPIISNFFLASYALINFSCFHASYAKSPGWRPAYKYYNMWLSLMGALLCCVVMFVINWWAALLTYGIEFLLYIYVTVKKPDVNWGSSTQAVTFVSAVSNALSLSGVEDHVKNFRPQVLVLTGSTRSRPALLDLAHSFSKNYGLCITCEVFVGPRSETFEEMNNAMEKNQLWLKKKKRKAFYAAVACNNFREGTESLLQASGLGRMKPNTLMIGFKKNWRTAGAEAVQSYVGILHDAFDFEYGTVMLRVNQGLDVSHIVEAEEEMLRAAKEQEALENEMMPNGGKGKGLFRKSRKSSQQVLTTRVCGSPPPQVAKMNEKLVEASLQFKKKQPKGTIDVWWLFDDGGLTLLLPYILTTRKKWKDCKMRIFIAGQPGRSDLDKEEMKGLLKKFRINCSDINVFDDLHIKPRSESLKELQEMIEPFRLHEGSKDPDQIRALQKQQPWKITDKELSEFEEKTHLQVRLNELLKEHSRSANLIILSMPIARKETISDFLYMAWLDILTKDLPPTLLIRGNHKSVLTFYS
- the slc12a1 gene encoding solute carrier family 12 member 1 isoform X2; this encodes MERFNSNKGGHINSAYDSNLDEPPVYEETNDDHRTVRPSVISAFGHDTLDRVPHIDFYRNAGSMSGHRAVRPSLQELHDVFQKNGAISVPDTLEDDGERSIGTPSDDLESAAPTDDMGMVKFGWIRGVLVRCMLNIWGVMLFIRLSWVFGQAGWGLGIVIIALSCVVTTITGISMSAICTNGVVRGGGAYYMISRSLGPEFGGSIGLIFAFANAVGVSMYVVGFAETVVDLLKENSAIMVDEMNDIRIIGCITIVLLLGISVAGMEWEAKAQIILLVILLVAIVNVFVGTVIPATKEKKAQGFFNYRSKIFLENFTPEFRDGETFFSVFAIFFPAATGILAGANISGDLRDAQAALPKGTLLAILITGLTYLAMALCVAATVVRDATGNSSSIINYTTPVICNGSTAVACELGYDFSSCEVEKCKFGLMNNFQVMTLVSGFGPLIIAGTFSATLSSALASLVSAPKVFQALCKDNIYRALHFFAKGHGKNNEPIRGYVLTFIISVAFILIGDLNTIAPIISNFFLASYALINFSCFHASYAKSPGWRPAYKYYNMWLSLMGALLCCVVMFVINWWAALLTYGIEFLLYIYVTVKKPDVNWGSSTQAVTFVSAVSNALSLSGVEDHVKNFRPQVLVLTGSTRSRPALLDLAHSFSKNYGLCITCEVFVGPRSETFEEMNNAMEKNQLWLKKKKRKAFYAAVACNNFREGTESLLQASGLGRMKPNTLMIGFKKNWRTAGAEAVQSYVGILHDAFDFEYGTVMLRVNQGLDVSHIVEAEEEMLRAAKEQEALENEMMPNGGKGKGLFRKSRKSSQQVLTTRGIHLNQAPQVAKMNEKLVEASLQFKKKQPKGTIDVWWLFDDGGLTLLLPYILTTRKKWKDCKMRIFIAGQPGRSDLDKEEMKGLLKKFRINCSDINVFDDLHIKPRSESLKELQEMIEPFRLHEGSKDPDQIRALQKQQPWKITDKELSEFEEKTHLQVRLNELLKEHSRSANLIILSMPIARKETISDFLYMAWLDILTKDLPPTLLIRGNHKSVLTFYS